From one Lemur catta isolate mLemCat1 chromosome 5, mLemCat1.pri, whole genome shotgun sequence genomic stretch:
- the HMGXB3 gene encoding HMG domain-containing protein 3 isoform X2, protein MDASYDGTEVTVVMEEIEEAYCYTAPGPPKKKKKYKIHGEKAKKPRSAYLLYYYDIYLKVQQELPHLPQSEINKKISESWRLLSVAERSYYLEKAKLEKEGLDPNSKLSALTAVVPDIPGFRKILPRSDYIIIPKSSLQEDRSCPQLELCVAQNQVSPKGPPLVSSVAPETVPSHAGMAEQCLAVEALAEEVGALTQPGAVQEIATSEILSQDVLLEGASLEVEESHQPYQTSLVIEETLVNSSPDLSTGSLALPHPQVGESVSVVTVMRDSSESTSSAPATQFIMLPVPAYSVVENPTSIKLTTTYTRRGHGTCTSPGCSFTYVTRHKPPKCPTCGNFLGGKWIPKEKPAKVKVELAPGVSSRGSVVKRSQQPVTTEQNSSKENTSKLTLENSEAETSGNCGIAVTKTPVVKSGMQPEVTLGTTENDSPGADMPPAEGTSTSSSLPAPKKPTGVDLLTSGPRNPELKGRARGKPSLLAAARPMRAILPAPVNVGRGSGLGLPRARQAFSLSDKTPTVRTCGLKPSTLKQLGQPIQQPSSTGEGKLPSGPSNRTPQVKVVEVKPDMFPPYKYSCTVTLDLGLATSRGRGKCKNPSCSYVYTNRHKPRICPSCGFNLAKDRTEKTTKAVEASSPLPDVPNATEPLSVAQKEIQRQSTLQLLRKVLQIPESESELAEVFALIHELNSSRLILSNVSEETVTIEQTSWSNYYEFPSTQCLLCSSPLFKGGQNSLAGPQECWLLTASRLQTVTAQVKMCLNPHCLALHSFMDIYTGLFNVGNKLLVSLDLLFAIRNQIKLGEDPRVSVSVVLKSVQEQTEKTLTSEELNQLQELLCNGYWAFECLTVRDYNDMICGICGVAPKVEMAQRSEENVLALKSVEFTWPEFLGSSEVNVEDFWATMETEVIEQVAFPASIPITKFDASVIAPFFPPLMRGAVVVNTEKDKNLDVQPVPGSGSALVRLLQEGTCRLEEIGSYSEEELRHLLAQCGIPFQTEDSKDQLCFSLLALYESVQNGARARQPPPHFTGGKIYKVCPHQVVCGSKYLVRGESARDHVDLLASSRHWPPVYVVDMATPVALCADLCYPELTKQMWGRNQGCFSSPMEPPVSVSCPELLDQQYTVDMTEAEHSVQHPVTKTATRRIVHAGQPSPGDPSARHHSLALCPELAPYAAILASIVDSKPNSVRQRPIAFDNATHYYLYNRLMDFLTSREIVNRQIHDIVQTCQPGEVVIRDNLYRLGVAQIKTETEEEGEEEVAAVVTE, encoded by the exons AACTCTAAGCTCTCTGCACTGACTGCTGTGGTTCCGGACATCCCAGGTTTCCGCAAGATCCTACCCCGCTCAGATTACATCATCATCCCGAAGAGCAGCCTGCAGGAGGACCGGAGCTGCCCTCAGCTAGAGCTGTGTGTGGCTCAGAACCAGGTGTCCCCTAAAGGACCTCCGCTTGTGTCCAGCGTTGCCCCGGAGACAGTGCCCAGCCATGCAGGCATGGCAGAGCAGTGCCTGGCTGTGGAGGCCTTGGCTGAGGAGGTGGGAGCCCTTACCCAGCCAGGTGCTGTACAGGAGATTGCCACCTCAGAGATCCTCAGCCAGGATGTGCTCCTAGAAGGGGCTTCCCTGGAGGTAGAGGAGAGCCACCAACCTTACCAGACAAGCCTGGTGATTGAAGAAACCTTAGTGAACAGCTCACCAGACCTCTCCACTGGAAGCCTGGCTCTGCCTCACCCCCAGGTTGGGGAGAGTGTGTCAGTGGTAACAGTCATGAGG GATTCCAGTGAGAGTACCTCCTCTGCACCAGCCACACAATTCATCATGTTGCCTGTGCCTGCCTACTCAGTTGTGGAGAACCCCACCTCCATCAAACTG ACCACTACATACACCCGCCGGGGCCATGGGACATGCACCAGCCCAGGTTGTTCCTTTACATATGTTACCAGGCACAAACCACCTAAGTGCCCTACCTGTGGTAACTTCCTAGGAGGGAAGTGGATCCCAAAG gaGAAGCCAGCCAAAGTCAAAGTAGAGTTGGCTCCTGGTGTCTCTTCCAGAGGCTCTGTGGTTAAAAGAAGTCAGCAGCCTGTCACCACTGAGCAAAATTCCTCTAAGGAAAATACCTCTAAACTGACTCTGGAGAATTCAGAAGCT GAAACTTCTGGGAATTGTGGTATAGCAGTCACTAAGACGCCGGTCGTCAAAAGTGGTATGCAGCCTGAGGTTACTCTGGGGACAACTGAGAATGACAGTCCTGGAGCAGATATGCCACCAGCTGAGGGGACTAGCACCTCCAGTTCACTCCCTGCTCCTAAAAAACCTACAGG ggTTGACCTTCTCACCTCTGGGCCCAGAAATCCAGAGCTTAAAGGCAGAGCACGGGGCAAGCCCTCATTACTGGCTGCAGCAAGACCCATGAGAGCAATCCTGCCAGCCCCAGTTAATGTGGGGCGAGGCAGCGGCTTGGGACTGCCCAGGGCTAGGCAGGCCTTTTCCCTGAGTG ATAAGACTCCCACTGTGAGGACTTGTGGCCTGAAGCCAAGCACACTGAAGCAGCTGGGCCAGCCCATCCAGCAGCCATCTAGCACTGGTGAGGGGAAG CTACCAAGTGGCCCATCCAACAGGACACCTCAGGTGAAAGTTGTAGAAGTCAAGCCCGATATGTTTCCTCCATATAAGTACAGCTGCACTGTCACACTG gACTTGGGCCTGGCTACATCAAGAGGTCGGGGAAAGTGCAAGAATCCCTCTTGTAGCTATGTCTACACCAACCGGCACAAACCTCGGATCTGCCCCAGCTGTGGTTTTAACCTTGCCAAAGACcgaactgagaaaaccaccaagGCTGTT GAGGCAAGCTCACCACTCCCAGATGTGCCGAATGCCACAGAGCCCCTGAGTGTGGCCCAGAAGGAGATCCAGCGCCAGTCCACGCTGCAGCTGCTGCGCAAAGTCTTGCAGATTCCCGAGAGTGAGTCAGAGCTGGCTGAGGTCTTTGCCTTGATTCATGAACTCAACAGCTCTCGACTTATCCTGTCCAACGTGAGTGAGGAGACGGTGACCATCGAGCAGACTTCCTGGTCGAATTATTATGAGTTTCCATCCACGCAGTGCCTTCTCTGTAGCAGCCCATTATTCAAAGGGGGACAAAA CTCCCTGGCTGGGCCCCAGGAGTGCTGGCTGCTGACAGCAAGCCGGCTGCAGACAGTGACTGCCCAGGTGAAGATGTGTCTGAACCCCCATTGTCTGGCCCTGCACAGCTTCATGGACATCTACACAG GTCTCTTTAATGTGGGAAACAAGCTGCTAGTAAGCTTGGACTTGCTTTTTGCAATCAGAAACCAGATCAAGCTGGGAGAGGACCCCAGGGTGTCTGTCAGTGTTGTTCTGAAGTCGGTGCAGGAGCAGACAG AGAAGACCCTGACCTCGGAGGAGCTGAATCAGCTGCAGGAGCTACTGTGCAATGGTTATTGGGCTTTTGAGTGCCTCACTGTCCGAGACTACAACGACATGATCTGTGGTATCTGTGGTGTGGCCCCCAAAGTGGAAATGGCTCAGAGGAGTGAAGAGAACGTGCTGGCACTGAAGAGTGTGGAG TTCACCTGGCCTGAATTCTTGGGCTCTAGTGAGGTAAACGTGGAGGACTTTTGGGCCACGATGGAAACAGAGGTGATTGAGCAGGTGGCGTTTCCTGCCAGCATCCCTATCACCAAGTTCGATGCCTCTGTTATTGCCCCTTTCTTCCCACCACTCATGAGAGGAGCTGTGGTCGTCAACACCGAGAAAGACAAAAACCTGGATGTGCAGCCAGTACCTG GCAGTGGCAGCGCCTTGGTGAGGCTGCTCCAGGAGGGCACCTGTAGGCTTGAGGAGATCGGCTCCTACAGCGAGGAGGAGCTGCGGCACCTGCTGGCGCAGTGCGGCATCCCCTTCCAGACGGAAGACTCCAAG GACCAGCTCTGCTTCTCCTTATTGGCCCTCTACGAATCTGTACAGAATGGAGCCAGAGCTAGACAGCCCCCACCTCATTTCACAGGCGGTAAAATCTACAAGGTGTGCCCCCATCAG GTGGTCTGTGGCTCCAAGTATCTTGTGCGGGGTGAGAGTGCCCGAGACCACGTGGATCTGCTAGCTTCCTCCCGCCATTGGCCGCCTGTCTATGTGGTAGATATGGCCACACCCGTGGCCCTGTGTGCGGACCTCTGCTACCCAGAGCTGACCAAGCAGATGTGGGGGAGGAACCAGGGCTGTTTCTCTAGCCCCATGGAGCCGCCTGTG AGCGTGTCCTGCCCGGAGCTCTTGGACCAGCAGTATACCGTGGACATGACAGAAGCTGAGCACTCTGTCCAGCACCCTGTCACCAAGACTGCCACACGGCGCATTGTTCATGCAGGACAGCCCAGCCCTGGTGACCCCAGCGCTAGGCACCACTCCTTGGCCCTGTGCCCTGAATTGGCACCCTACGCAGCTATCCTGGCCTCCATCGTGGACAGCAAACCAAACAGTGTCCGCCAGCGGCCCATTGCCTTTGACAATGCCACCCACTATTACCTCTATAACCGCCTCATGGACTTCCTCACCAGCCGTGAGATTGTTAACCGGCAAATCCACGACATTGTGCAGACCTGCCAGCCCGGCGAGGTGGTCATTCGTGACAACCTCTACCGCCTTGGGGTTGCTCAGAtcaagacagagacagaggaggagggtgaggaagaggTGGCGGCCGTGGTGACAGAATAA
- the HMGXB3 gene encoding HMG domain-containing protein 3 isoform X1: MDASYDGTEVTVVMEEIEEAYCYTAPGPPKKKKKYKIHGEKAKKPRSAYLLYYYDIYLKVQQELPHLPQSEINKKISESWRLLSVAERSYYLEKAKLEKEGLDPNSKLSALTAVVPDIPGFRKILPRSDYIIIPKSSLQEDRSCPQLELCVAQNQVSPKGPPLVSSVAPETVPSHAGMAEQCLAVEALAEEVGALTQPGAVQEIATSEILSQDVLLEGASLEVEESHQPYQTSLVIEETLVNSSPDLSTGSLALPHPQVGESVSVVTVMRDSSESTSSAPATQFIMLPVPAYSVVENPTSIKLTTTYTRRGHGTCTSPGCSFTYVTRHKPPKCPTCGNFLGGKWIPKEKPAKVKVELAPGVSSRGSVVKRSQQPVTTEQNSSKENTSKLTLENSEAVSQLLSVAPPREVGKDNEWEEVIISDAHILVKETSGNCGIAVTKTPVVKSGMQPEVTLGTTENDSPGADMPPAEGTSTSSSLPAPKKPTGVDLLTSGPRNPELKGRARGKPSLLAAARPMRAILPAPVNVGRGSGLGLPRARQAFSLSDKTPTVRTCGLKPSTLKQLGQPIQQPSSTGEGKLPSGPSNRTPQVKVVEVKPDMFPPYKYSCTVTLDLGLATSRGRGKCKNPSCSYVYTNRHKPRICPSCGFNLAKDRTEKTTKAVEASSPLPDVPNATEPLSVAQKEIQRQSTLQLLRKVLQIPESESELAEVFALIHELNSSRLILSNVSEETVTIEQTSWSNYYEFPSTQCLLCSSPLFKGGQNSLAGPQECWLLTASRLQTVTAQVKMCLNPHCLALHSFMDIYTGLFNVGNKLLVSLDLLFAIRNQIKLGEDPRVSVSVVLKSVQEQTEKTLTSEELNQLQELLCNGYWAFECLTVRDYNDMICGICGVAPKVEMAQRSEENVLALKSVEFTWPEFLGSSEVNVEDFWATMETEVIEQVAFPASIPITKFDASVIAPFFPPLMRGAVVVNTEKDKNLDVQPVPGSGSALVRLLQEGTCRLEEIGSYSEEELRHLLAQCGIPFQTEDSKDQLCFSLLALYESVQNGARARQPPPHFTGGKIYKVCPHQVVCGSKYLVRGESARDHVDLLASSRHWPPVYVVDMATPVALCADLCYPELTKQMWGRNQGCFSSPMEPPVSVSCPELLDQQYTVDMTEAEHSVQHPVTKTATRRIVHAGQPSPGDPSARHHSLALCPELAPYAAILASIVDSKPNSVRQRPIAFDNATHYYLYNRLMDFLTSREIVNRQIHDIVQTCQPGEVVIRDNLYRLGVAQIKTETEEEGEEEVAAVVTE, translated from the exons AACTCTAAGCTCTCTGCACTGACTGCTGTGGTTCCGGACATCCCAGGTTTCCGCAAGATCCTACCCCGCTCAGATTACATCATCATCCCGAAGAGCAGCCTGCAGGAGGACCGGAGCTGCCCTCAGCTAGAGCTGTGTGTGGCTCAGAACCAGGTGTCCCCTAAAGGACCTCCGCTTGTGTCCAGCGTTGCCCCGGAGACAGTGCCCAGCCATGCAGGCATGGCAGAGCAGTGCCTGGCTGTGGAGGCCTTGGCTGAGGAGGTGGGAGCCCTTACCCAGCCAGGTGCTGTACAGGAGATTGCCACCTCAGAGATCCTCAGCCAGGATGTGCTCCTAGAAGGGGCTTCCCTGGAGGTAGAGGAGAGCCACCAACCTTACCAGACAAGCCTGGTGATTGAAGAAACCTTAGTGAACAGCTCACCAGACCTCTCCACTGGAAGCCTGGCTCTGCCTCACCCCCAGGTTGGGGAGAGTGTGTCAGTGGTAACAGTCATGAGG GATTCCAGTGAGAGTACCTCCTCTGCACCAGCCACACAATTCATCATGTTGCCTGTGCCTGCCTACTCAGTTGTGGAGAACCCCACCTCCATCAAACTG ACCACTACATACACCCGCCGGGGCCATGGGACATGCACCAGCCCAGGTTGTTCCTTTACATATGTTACCAGGCACAAACCACCTAAGTGCCCTACCTGTGGTAACTTCCTAGGAGGGAAGTGGATCCCAAAG gaGAAGCCAGCCAAAGTCAAAGTAGAGTTGGCTCCTGGTGTCTCTTCCAGAGGCTCTGTGGTTAAAAGAAGTCAGCAGCCTGTCACCACTGAGCAAAATTCCTCTAAGGAAAATACCTCTAAACTGACTCTGGAGAATTCAGAAGCTGTAAGCCAGCTCCTAAGTGTAGCTCCTCCAAGAGAAGTGGGTAAGGACAATGAGTGGGAGGAAGTGATCATCTCCGATGCCCATATTTTGGTCAAGGAAACTTCTGGGAATTGTGGTATAGCAGTCACTAAGACGCCGGTCGTCAAAAGTGGTATGCAGCCTGAGGTTACTCTGGGGACAACTGAGAATGACAGTCCTGGAGCAGATATGCCACCAGCTGAGGGGACTAGCACCTCCAGTTCACTCCCTGCTCCTAAAAAACCTACAGG ggTTGACCTTCTCACCTCTGGGCCCAGAAATCCAGAGCTTAAAGGCAGAGCACGGGGCAAGCCCTCATTACTGGCTGCAGCAAGACCCATGAGAGCAATCCTGCCAGCCCCAGTTAATGTGGGGCGAGGCAGCGGCTTGGGACTGCCCAGGGCTAGGCAGGCCTTTTCCCTGAGTG ATAAGACTCCCACTGTGAGGACTTGTGGCCTGAAGCCAAGCACACTGAAGCAGCTGGGCCAGCCCATCCAGCAGCCATCTAGCACTGGTGAGGGGAAG CTACCAAGTGGCCCATCCAACAGGACACCTCAGGTGAAAGTTGTAGAAGTCAAGCCCGATATGTTTCCTCCATATAAGTACAGCTGCACTGTCACACTG gACTTGGGCCTGGCTACATCAAGAGGTCGGGGAAAGTGCAAGAATCCCTCTTGTAGCTATGTCTACACCAACCGGCACAAACCTCGGATCTGCCCCAGCTGTGGTTTTAACCTTGCCAAAGACcgaactgagaaaaccaccaagGCTGTT GAGGCAAGCTCACCACTCCCAGATGTGCCGAATGCCACAGAGCCCCTGAGTGTGGCCCAGAAGGAGATCCAGCGCCAGTCCACGCTGCAGCTGCTGCGCAAAGTCTTGCAGATTCCCGAGAGTGAGTCAGAGCTGGCTGAGGTCTTTGCCTTGATTCATGAACTCAACAGCTCTCGACTTATCCTGTCCAACGTGAGTGAGGAGACGGTGACCATCGAGCAGACTTCCTGGTCGAATTATTATGAGTTTCCATCCACGCAGTGCCTTCTCTGTAGCAGCCCATTATTCAAAGGGGGACAAAA CTCCCTGGCTGGGCCCCAGGAGTGCTGGCTGCTGACAGCAAGCCGGCTGCAGACAGTGACTGCCCAGGTGAAGATGTGTCTGAACCCCCATTGTCTGGCCCTGCACAGCTTCATGGACATCTACACAG GTCTCTTTAATGTGGGAAACAAGCTGCTAGTAAGCTTGGACTTGCTTTTTGCAATCAGAAACCAGATCAAGCTGGGAGAGGACCCCAGGGTGTCTGTCAGTGTTGTTCTGAAGTCGGTGCAGGAGCAGACAG AGAAGACCCTGACCTCGGAGGAGCTGAATCAGCTGCAGGAGCTACTGTGCAATGGTTATTGGGCTTTTGAGTGCCTCACTGTCCGAGACTACAACGACATGATCTGTGGTATCTGTGGTGTGGCCCCCAAAGTGGAAATGGCTCAGAGGAGTGAAGAGAACGTGCTGGCACTGAAGAGTGTGGAG TTCACCTGGCCTGAATTCTTGGGCTCTAGTGAGGTAAACGTGGAGGACTTTTGGGCCACGATGGAAACAGAGGTGATTGAGCAGGTGGCGTTTCCTGCCAGCATCCCTATCACCAAGTTCGATGCCTCTGTTATTGCCCCTTTCTTCCCACCACTCATGAGAGGAGCTGTGGTCGTCAACACCGAGAAAGACAAAAACCTGGATGTGCAGCCAGTACCTG GCAGTGGCAGCGCCTTGGTGAGGCTGCTCCAGGAGGGCACCTGTAGGCTTGAGGAGATCGGCTCCTACAGCGAGGAGGAGCTGCGGCACCTGCTGGCGCAGTGCGGCATCCCCTTCCAGACGGAAGACTCCAAG GACCAGCTCTGCTTCTCCTTATTGGCCCTCTACGAATCTGTACAGAATGGAGCCAGAGCTAGACAGCCCCCACCTCATTTCACAGGCGGTAAAATCTACAAGGTGTGCCCCCATCAG GTGGTCTGTGGCTCCAAGTATCTTGTGCGGGGTGAGAGTGCCCGAGACCACGTGGATCTGCTAGCTTCCTCCCGCCATTGGCCGCCTGTCTATGTGGTAGATATGGCCACACCCGTGGCCCTGTGTGCGGACCTCTGCTACCCAGAGCTGACCAAGCAGATGTGGGGGAGGAACCAGGGCTGTTTCTCTAGCCCCATGGAGCCGCCTGTG AGCGTGTCCTGCCCGGAGCTCTTGGACCAGCAGTATACCGTGGACATGACAGAAGCTGAGCACTCTGTCCAGCACCCTGTCACCAAGACTGCCACACGGCGCATTGTTCATGCAGGACAGCCCAGCCCTGGTGACCCCAGCGCTAGGCACCACTCCTTGGCCCTGTGCCCTGAATTGGCACCCTACGCAGCTATCCTGGCCTCCATCGTGGACAGCAAACCAAACAGTGTCCGCCAGCGGCCCATTGCCTTTGACAATGCCACCCACTATTACCTCTATAACCGCCTCATGGACTTCCTCACCAGCCGTGAGATTGTTAACCGGCAAATCCACGACATTGTGCAGACCTGCCAGCCCGGCGAGGTGGTCATTCGTGACAACCTCTACCGCCTTGGGGTTGCTCAGAtcaagacagagacagaggaggagggtgaggaagaggTGGCGGCCGTGGTGACAGAATAA